GAACTGCCAGGCCCGTGTCGGCATCAGATAGAACGCGGCTGCCGGATTGGAAGGGAGCACCAGCAGACAGGCGGACAGACTGACCAGCAACAGCACCGCAAAGCCGGTCGCCGGCCGGCCGCGACCGGCCACCATCAGTCCGGCGACCACCGCCGGCCAGACCAGTTAGAACTGCTCCTCGACGCCCAGCGACCAGGTGTGCAGGAAGGGGTTGCCTGCTGCGGCCGGTCCGAAGTAATCGACCGCCGCGGTCAGGAAATGCAGGTTGGACAGCCACAGGGCGGAACTGGCCGCCGCCATGGCATGGTCGCCCTGCAGGTGCGGCGGCAGCAACAGCAGTGCGGCCAGCGCAGTGACCGCCAGCATCAGCAGCAGGGCCGGCAGCAGGCGGCGGAAGCGCCGCGCGTAGAAGCGCGCCCAGTCGATGCCACCGCTGCGGCGGTGCTCGGCCACCAGAAGGCGTGTGATCAGAAAGCCGGACAGGACGAAGAACACGTCGACGCCGATGAAGCCGCCTGCCATGCCGGGCGCGCCGGCATGGCAGGCCACCACGGGGCAGACCACCAAAGCGCGCAGGCCCTCGATGTCCGGGCGGTAGTCGCCGCCGCCGGCCGCCGCACTCATGCCGGCACTCAGGACCCGTCGGCGTCGGCGGCGAGACGTTCCGCGGCCTGCAGCAGCCAGGCGGCCTCCTCGGCATGGCCGTCGGCGGCCAGGACCCCGGCGACCTGGCGCACATAGGCCGG
This genomic interval from Lysobacterales bacterium contains the following:
- a CDS encoding acyltransferase, which produces MSAAAGGGDYRPDIEGLRALVVCPVVACHAGAPGMAGGFIGVDVFFVLSGFLITRLLVAEHRRSGGIDWARFYARRFRRLLPALLLMLAVTALAALLLLPPHLQGDHAMAAASSALWLSNLHFLTAAVDYFGPAAAGNPFLHTWSLGVEEQF